ggaatggCTGAGTGACTGAATGAGAGGCTCAGAGGGCACAGAGGCTACCAATTCTCCCCTCAGTATTCTCTTTCTCAGCTGCTTCCTtagtttctctcctcttcctgcagGTGAGAGGTGGCAATTGTCAGGGCAGGCACCTTAGACCCAGGAGTGGATGCCCTGGTTGCAGGGAGCTGAGCAGACTCTCCCGCCCCCTCCTGGGCACACTGTACCCCCTCACTTACGGGAACTTGGGGAGCGGGGCCGTGCAGAGGCGCTGGCGGGTTTGTACAGGGTTGGGTTTACACGGCGGCATGCACAGCCCCCAGCTACTCCACTCCGACCATGAGCCTTTCCCTGCAAGGAGTCAGAATGAGAGGTCTCAGTGGGGtggggaatgagagagaaagagagaggtggcaGGGACATGGGGTCCACGGTAGAGTCAGAACCGCCCCCTTCACTGCATGGGCAGCCCCAGCCTCACAGGCTCGTCCGCAGGGGCACTCACAGGGGCAGCGCTGGATGTTATAGCAGTGACGGATGTCTTGTTGTTCCCCGATGCACCGCTGCCCGTCAAACTTGCGGCCCTTGCAGCTCCGAGAGCGTGTCTGCTGGCCGGGGATCGCCTCACAGCTGATAGTTTTTATGTTCCGACGGGAGCAGGGGCTCCACTGCCCCCAGGGCCCCCACTCTCCGTTCACTGCAGAGACAGGGGCAACCAGACAAGGGGGCCAGTGAGGGGATccagaggaaggaatgaagactgggggaaggggcgggggtgAGCAGATGTGTGGATGGGGGATCAGGGGTGGGACTGAGGCACCAGGGCCAGGAATGGGGGAGTCAGAGGCAGGAACAAGGCATTAGTAGCAGGAACTGGGCAGCAGAGATGGGTGAGGGCTAAGGCATGGCGACAATACATCTTGAGGTACTGACCTGGGCAGGGCTCGGCCGTGTTGCAGATTAAGGTCCGGACGTCATCACCAGCACAGAAGGGGCCCCCATGCTGGGGCTTAGGGTGATCACATGTCCGTCGTTCCAGGATCTGGCCCAGGCCACAGGTCACAGGGCAGGGGCTTATAGGGCTCCATGGTCCCCAGCCACCAGCCACTGTTGGGGTGGGGGATGAAGTGAGAAGAAAGTCCACCTCAATCTTCCCCTCAGCCCCTAGACCCTCGAGGCAGACGAATGAAGCCCCAGTGAAGAGCTCCATGGTCACGTGGCCTAGGATCTCTATCCCCTGAAATGGCAGAGCGTCTGTGCCCGAGTCAAGAACAGAGTGTCAGAGGCCTCATCCCTGTGTACCTGGGCAGGGTGGCAGGCCGGAGCAGGTGTGCTGTTCACTGTCTGGCCCCGGGCAGGGATTTCCAGGAGGCTCCTTGGACGGCTTAGGTGCAGAACACGTGCGGCTTCGTATCTCCACAGGTTTGCTGGGTCCACCGTGGCAGGAACCCGAGCAGGGGCCCCAGGGACCCCAGGCAGCCCAGGCCCCGTGTGCTGTGGCGGGACAGGGCGGGGGGATGCTAAGTGTGGTCATGCATGCTGAAGTCCTCCGGCCCTGGCAGTTCCCTGCTGGAACCCCCAGACCCACCCCAGGTGCCTGCATCAGTGCCCTGTGGTTGCCTTCACTCACTGGGGCAGACCTTCTGGGTGTCGCAGGGTTCTGACTCCTGTGGCTTTCCTGGGCAGTGGCCCCCAcacttgggggtggggtgatCACATGTTCGCTGACGGGTCCGGGTCCCTTTGGAACAGGTGACAGAGCAAGCCGTCCAGGGACCCCAGTTGGACCAGCCACCCATCTCTGTGGGATagaagggagggggacaggatGGAAATGGGGGCATCATGCGGGGGTCCGCACTTCCTCACGTGCCCCACATCCTCCGTCACACTTGGTGCAACATCATTGCTCCTCCGGACTCTTGCAGTAGCCTTCACACCGGTCCCCTCTGCTTCAGCCCTCACCACATACAATGTGCCCTCCTCCTGACAGTGAGAGGGATGTCACAAGCCAAATCCACTCACGTTCCCCGTCTGCCCGTGACCACAGAATAAAAGCCAGCATCCTTTTCCTAGCCCACAAGGATCAGTTCCCCTTTGATGTCGCCTCCCACAACTCTCCTCCAGCCACACCGGCCTGTTCCTTAGTGCCTCACACACGTCAGGCACAGTCCTGCCCTTAGGGCCTCTGCCCTGATTGTTCCCAGGGTCGCCTGCCTTGGGGATCCTCCTCACCAGGACAGCACGGGTGGTCCTCACAGGCCTGCAGCTCCCACTCGAGGGTCCCAGGCTCGACCTTCTCAGAGCACTGCCCATCCCAGCCTATGCAGCGCCGGTGCCGTAACTGGGATCCCTTAGTGCAGGTCACCGAGCAGGGGCCCCACGCAGACCACGGCGACCAACGTGGAGGCCTGCAGAGAGGAGCACATATGTCTCATCCTGGCTGGAGCTGGCAAGGATGATGTACTGGACTACAGAGTGTGGGCAGGCACAGGGCGGGGGCGCGGGCTGAGTGTATGTGGAATGGATTGGTCAGAGTACCTACCTCTTTAGGGATGTCAGGGATTAAATGGGAAGAGGAGGGCACGCAGTAAGCACTTAACGATATCATTGACGTTCACAATTGGGGACCTGGAACCCTTTGAGGTCCCTCAAGGATAGTGCCAGGCATGCAGTAAGCAAATATAAGGACTAGGGGCCCAGACCTGCTGTCAGAAACCTGCCAGGCCACCACCGTACATGATAGCTGGTAAACAGGAAGTGCTTCATAAACAGGAGCTATCAACCCAGTGAGCTTAGAGACCTGGTCAGAAACACCCCAGATCTATCCCCAACTCCCTGCACAGCATAATACTAAACTGATGTGAACTGTTGACACGACTAGGGGCCCAGAGCTGCCTTCAAAACTCCCCAAGCTCCCCTTCCATAGGGTGTATCTAGGATATACAGTAAACTGTTAGAAAACATGTTTGGCATACAGTAAGGGTTCAATATATGTAGGCTGGCATCATGATTGGGAGACCAGAGACACC
This region of Acinonyx jubatus isolate Ajub_Pintada_27869175 chromosome X, VMU_Ajub_asm_v1.0, whole genome shotgun sequence genomic DNA includes:
- the CFP gene encoding properdin, translating into MPARAQAPRLLPLLPLPLLLALLPATGSDPVLCFTQYEEATGKCMGLLGGGVSVNDCCLNPAYAFQKPGSKLCQACRPPRWSPWSAWGPCSVTCTKGSQLRHRRCIGWDGQCSEKVEPGTLEWELQACEDHPCCPEMGGWSNWGPWTACSVTCSKGTRTRQRTCDHPTPKCGGHCPGKPQESEPCDTQKVCPTHGAWAAWGPWGPCSGSCHGGPSKPVEIRSRTCSAPKPSKEPPGNPCPGPDSEQHTCSGLPPCPVAGGWGPWSPISPCPVTCGLGQILERRTCDHPKPQHGGPFCAGDDVRTLICNTAEPCPVNGEWGPWGQWSPCSRRNIKTISCEAIPGQQTRSRSCKGRKFDGQRCIGEQQDIRHCYNIQRCPWKGSWSEWSSWGLCMPPCKPNPVQTRQRLCTAPLPKFPPTITVVEGQGEKNVTFWGKPSTLCEMLQGQKAVVEEKRPCLHVPECIDPEDEKL